A portion of the Scylla paramamosain isolate STU-SP2022 unplaced genomic scaffold, ASM3559412v1 Contig65, whole genome shotgun sequence genome contains these proteins:
- the LOC135098461 gene encoding uncharacterized protein LOC135098461 isoform X1, with product MEKGHHQHSSQMDASEEPFVIHTPLINKQKVKVWEASPLHPRHPPHTPGPTHPWGEAGTHPKQLSCLKIKSKGIFEDLGFRQWYPCFSPNPTPRTPLHATPWTPWGRLSHPMHPTHPMNADSGCPELHHKTQAWTQLTSHSLLSPPTAFDSLPQCITASYSIGCQNTAHQSFPQWPETAHSKMVNQNEQTHELTHIDTAPNAIEPTHSIPQQPGGQHSITDSPDTLRTPQHTAQDEILSLAFASPVINSTGGDDSTQWHTAGTQGLVRTEQQATASPHPVDAVREAGRPHTRHKIEKRTERGTINSKDHFKNKTHNFCCYFCCYYCYYYCGYCYRGCICVLQQYLPVYRDLDKTSPLNKMKISEQGRRKITRRTRRTRGRRDTDTQTHTHTQNGSHYRL from the exons atggagaaaggacACCACCAGCACAGTAGCCAGATGGATGCCAGTGAGGAACCCTTTGTCATTCATACTCCTCTTATTAACAAACAAAAG gtCAAGGTATGGGAAgcatcaccccttcaccccagaCACCCTCCCCACACCCCAGGCCCCACACACCCCTGGGGAGAGGCAGGAACACACCCCAAACAGCTGTCATGTCTCAAAATCAAATCAAAGGGAATTTTTGAAGACTTGGGGTTCAGACAGTGGTACCCCTGCTTCTCCCCCAACCCCACACCCCGGACGCCCCTCCATGCCACCCCGTGGACACCCTGGGGGAGGCTGTCGCACCCCATGCACCCCACACACCCCATGAATGCCGACAGTGGGTGCCCAGAGTTGCATCACAAAACGCAAGCCTGGACCCAGTTGACTTCACACAGTCTTCTCAGCCCTCCCACAGCCTTTGACAGCCTCCCACAGTGCATCACAGCCTCCTACAGCATTGGATGCCAGAACACAGCACACCAATCCTTCCCACAGTGGCCAGAAACAGCACACAGCAAAATGGTTAACCAGAATGAACAGACACACGAACtgacacacatagacacagcgCCAAACGCCATAGAGCCAACGCACAGCATCCCACAGCAGCCAGGGGGACAGCACAGCATCACGGACTCCCCAGACACCCTCAGAacaccacagcacacagcacaggATGAAATATTAAGCTTAGCCTTTGCATCACCTGTCATAAACAGCACTGGGGGAGATGACAGCACACAGTGGCACACAGCAGGGACCCAGGGACTAGTGAGGACTGAACAGCAAGCCACAGCATCACCACACCCTGTGGATGCTGTGAGGGAAGCAGGACGACCACACACAAGGCACAAGATTGAGAAACGGACAGAAAGAGGAACCATTAATTCGAAGGATCATTTTAAAAACAAGACTCATAacttctgctgctacttctgctgctactactgctactattactgcggCTACTGCTATAGGGGGTGCATCTGTGTCCTCCAGCAATATTTACCAGTGTATCGAGACTTAGACAAGACTTCACCATTAAACAAGATGAAAATCTCGgaacagggaaggagaaaaataactcggagaacgagaaggacaagaggaaggcgcgacactgacacacaaacgcacacacacacacaaaacggaAGCCACTACAGGCTTTAG
- the LOC135098461 gene encoding uncharacterized protein LOC135098461 isoform X2, with product MEKGHHQHSSQMDASEEPFVIHTPLINKQKHLFHYHDAMHDRVKKILKERQKEAEDSLVAHLQVCLPSAVQHIHGLCDFGNLPCRPGGSRYGKHHPFTPDTLPTPQAPHTPGERQEHTPNSCHVSKSNQREFLKTWGSDSGTPASPPTPHPGRPSMPPRGHPGGGCRTPCTPHTP from the exons atggagaaaggacACCACCAGCACAGTAGCCAGATGGATGCCAGTGAGGAACCCTTTGTCATTCATACTCCTCTTATTAACAAACAAAAG CACTTATTCCATTACCACGACGCGATGCACGACAGGGTGAAAAAAATCCTCAAAGAACGACAGAAGGAAGCCGAGGACTCCTTAGTGGCACACCTTCAAGTCTGCCTTCCCTCAGCTGTTCAACATATTCATGGCCTTTGTGACTTTGGCAATCTTCCCTGCAGGCCTGGCGG gtCAAGGTATGGGAAgcatcaccccttcaccccagaCACCCTCCCCACACCCCAGGCCCCACACACCCCTGGGGAGAGGCAGGAACACACCCCAAACAGCTGTCATGTCTCAAAATCAAATCAAAGGGAATTTTTGAAGACTTGGGGTTCAGACAGTGGTACCCCTGCTTCTCCCCCAACCCCACACCCCGGACGCCCCTCCATGCCACCCCGTGGACACCCTGGGGGAGGCTGTCGCACCCCATGCACCCCACACACCCCATGA